Proteins from a single region of Echeneis naucrates chromosome 14, fEcheNa1.1, whole genome shotgun sequence:
- the thsd1 gene encoding thrombospondin type-1 domain-containing protein 1 isoform X2 has protein sequence MRCRKNPRHRLRNATGCLTAARPAGTHGIRTKSNISTIRKLSLSLVNMETNTTLLTRSLPTNRSDGRVEFNCSCFLYAGTFRFLLKQTTKAAVHDANGTNGITPETTTWWWSSELRVQWPTFHIAVERAGNNSGSFQVLISMNEHFQECSSILESALFLEVSYIEYNQIGRNSIDKVRARTRHPIKPLRSQSVELSCAFPFTERDFIQVALRSPHTAQEVKSSGPLYLSRIFSYKLLVENANSYKSGCEGTMTVKLITPPCAHISGKVLLYKDAGVGRGAAASSGSRTGGTALMGFGQEEPPSPPLAFNWLTQGENETEFNCSVFYTGRNKYCFRFVFNFSRSPSPAQTCFVLHRSAETWGPWQPWSLCSVSCGEGVRERERECLLPSSVGGIQCTGMVKEQSLCSLEDCAVGLAPSPSLPPAPVGTAPLGGNMVVVAGISLCLAVILATVVVAVWRKLCQTPQCSSVRRGSMHSPGGRKLSDEASICGHSLPRPSLSDGHGPPGSVGAAQKERPSLGSQPVSQTLVIPLSQEPERLSPSGQKMLPTIFGYRLAQQQLKEMKKKGLKEATQLYHVSSSPVHDTLMETSASPTSSPIPTPTGFIHSTLPLGPQQDANHNHFHIAGPFSEPPAQTSRVTIDRLSPRVELVLGAPVSGSGGTTKWRDRTADWVEMVERSGLANPTGNAGMGNSNHKNPTFRRTSSFNDTKPQPPSSVQSRNFRERSMTQVGSRTLPEGSCWTKGGWERQPHRPYPIPENGASEWAKSRLQRNDQRKAWIETPVPSHNSELKHTGTRTNSLSASDKPAKGDTSGTGERHRASDFSGGGRVGVSGIGGPVPASSNGVNQLSIDRAERAEQNWSRRGPSPIQRNILARKLKEAQSSSGVKGRQRSSTFSVSSSDQRKGRCRSLPMSADYSSSGGSPYRLSEAEQRMLDLDLSSSYTGDEG, from the exons ATGCGGTGTAGGAAAAATCCGAGGCACAGACTCCGGAATGCCACAGGCTGTCTCACTGCTGCCCGTCCTGCTGGCACTCATGGGATACG CACAAAATCCAACATCAGCACCATCCGCAAATTAAGCCTGTCTCTGGTCAACATGGAAACCAACACCACCCTCCTGACCAGGAGCCTCCCCACCAACCGATCGGACGGTAGGGTGGAGTTCAACTGCTCATGCTTCCTGTACGCTGGAACTTTCCGGTTCCTGCTGAAACAAACCACCAAGGCTGCTGTTCATGATGCCAATGGCACAAATGGTATTACCCCAGAAACCACCACCTGGTGGTGGAGTTCAGAACTGCGGGTGCAGTGGCCCACATTTCACATAGCTGTGGAGAGGGCTGGAAACAACTCAGGATCTTTTCAG GTTTTGATATCCATGAATGAACACTTTCAGGAGTGTTCCAGCATCCTCGAATCTGCTCTCTTCCTCGAAGTCAGCTATATTGAGTACAACCAGATTGGGCGTAACAGCATTGACAAGGTCCGAGCGCGCACACGACATCCAATCAAACCCCTCCGTTCCCAGAGCGTCGAGCTGTCCTGCGCCTTCCCGTTCACAGAGAGGGACTTCATACAAGTGGCCCTGCGTTCTCCTCACACAGCGCAGGAAGTGAAGAGCTCTGGACCCCTCTACCTGTCACGCATCTTCTCCTATAAACTGCTGGTGGAAAACGCCAACAGTTACAAGAGTGGATGTGAAGGGACTATGACTGTCAAGCTGATAACCCCACCGTGTGCTCACATCAGTGGGAAGGTGCTGCTGTATAAGGATGCAGGTGTTggcagaggagctgctgcttcctctGGGAGCAGAACAGGTGGAACAGCACTCATGGGGTTCGGTCAAGAGGAGCCACCCTCTCCTCCACTGGCCTTTAACTGGCTGACTCagggagagaatgagacagAATTCAACTGCTCTGTGTTTTACACAGGAAGAAATAAGTACTGCTTTCGCTTTGTTTTCAACTTCAGTCGCTCCCCTAGTCCAGCGCAAACCTGTTTTGTGCTTCACAGGAGTGCAG AGACATGGGGACCCTGGCAGCCGTGGAGTCTGTGCAGTGTGAGCTGTGGAGAAGGTGTGAGGGAACGAGAACGTGAATGTTTGCTGCCCTCAAGTGTTGGAGGGATACAGTGCACCGGCATGGTGAAAGAACAGTCCCTCTGCTCACTGGAAGATTGTGCTG TGGGGCTTGCTCCTTCTCCATCCCTCCCCCCTGCACCTGTTGGAACTGCACCCTTAGGTGGTAACATGGTCGTGGTGGCGGGTATCTCTCTTTGCCTAGCTGTGATTCTGGCTACTGTTGTGGTAGCTGTGTGGAGAAAGCTTTGCCAGACCCCTCAGTGCAGCTCGGTCCGCAGGGGCTCCATGCATTCCCCCGGGGGGCGTAAGCTCTCCGATGAGGCGTCCATTTGTGGACACAGCCTTCCAAGACCCAGCCTATCAGATGGCCACGGCCCACCAGGGAGTGTGGGGGCCGCCCAGAAAGAAAGGCCTTCTCTGGGTAGTCAGCCTGTCTCACAGACACTGGTGATACCTCTCTCACAGGAACCGGAGAGGCTGTCTCCTTCAGGACAGAAGATGTTGCCGACAATATTTGG GTACAGATTGGCTCAGCAACagctgaaagaaatgaaaaagaagggGTTAAAAGAGGCCACGCAGCTGTATCACGTTTCTTCAAGCCCAGTCCATGACACCTTAATGGAGACATCTGCATCACCTACCAGCTCCCCGATTCCTACACCAACCGGATTCATTCATTCCACACTACCTTTGGGCCCCCAGCAGGATGCAAACCACAACCATTTTCATATAGCAGGTCCCTTTTCTGAGCCACCTGCTCAGACTTCAAGGGTCACCATTGACAGACTCAGTCCCAGGGTGGAGCTGGTCTTAGGTGCTCCTGTCTCTGGAAGTGGGGGGACCACAAAGTGGCGAGACCGCACTGCTGACTGGGTCGAGATGGTAGAGAGGAGTGGGTTAGCAAATCCCACAGGAAATGCAGGAATGGGAAACTCCAATCACAAGAATCCAACATTCCGCCGGACCTCCAGTTTCAATGATACTAAGCCCCAGCCTCCATCCTCTGTGCAGTCCAGAAACTTTAGAGAACGGAGCATGACCCAG GTAGGATCTCGGACCCTTCCTGAAGGAAGCTGTTGGACCaagggaggatgggagaggcAGCCACACCGCCCTTACCCCATCCCAGAGAACGGAGCATCAGAGTGGGCTAAATCCAGACTCCAGAGAAATGATCAAAGGAAGGCCTGGATAGAGACACCTGTTCCTTCTCACAACAGtgaactcaaacacacaggaacCCGCACAAACAGTCTTTCAGCATCTGACAAACCTGCTAAAGGAGACACCAGTGGCACTGGGGAAAGGCATAGGGCCAGTGATTTTAGTGGTGGAGGACGAGTGGGGGTCTCAGGGATCGGCGGTCCAGTGCCTGCCAGTTCTAATGGAGTCAACCAGCTGAGTATAGATCGGGCAGAGCGGGCTGAGCAGAACTGGAGTCGTCGTGGCCCGTCACCTATCCAGAGGAATATCCTGGCCCGTAAATTAAAGGAAGCTCAGTCCTCCTCTGGGGTCAAGGGACGACAGCGGAGCTCCACCTTCAGCGTGTCGTCCTCTGACCAGAGGAAAGGTCGCTGCCGATCTCTGCCCATGTCAGCAGACTACAGCAGCAGTGGCGGCTCACCCTACAGGCTGAGTGAGGCAGAGCAGAGGATGCTGGACCTCGATCTGTCTTCATCATATACAGGAGATGAGGGGTAG
- the thsd1 gene encoding thrombospondin type-1 domain-containing protein 1 isoform X1, with translation MPQAVSLLPVLLALMGYAFAGLSVWPSYHFALSNASVFVNFSTKSNISTIRKLSLSLVNMETNTTLLTRSLPTNRSDGRVEFNCSCFLYAGTFRFLLKQTTKAAVHDANGTNGITPETTTWWWSSELRVQWPTFHIAVERAGNNSGSFQVLISMNEHFQECSSILESALFLEVSYIEYNQIGRNSIDKVRARTRHPIKPLRSQSVELSCAFPFTERDFIQVALRSPHTAQEVKSSGPLYLSRIFSYKLLVENANSYKSGCEGTMTVKLITPPCAHISGKVLLYKDAGVGRGAAASSGSRTGGTALMGFGQEEPPSPPLAFNWLTQGENETEFNCSVFYTGRNKYCFRFVFNFSRSPSPAQTCFVLHRSAETWGPWQPWSLCSVSCGEGVRERERECLLPSSVGGIQCTGMVKEQSLCSLEDCAVGLAPSPSLPPAPVGTAPLGGNMVVVAGISLCLAVILATVVVAVWRKLCQTPQCSSVRRGSMHSPGGRKLSDEASICGHSLPRPSLSDGHGPPGSVGAAQKERPSLGSQPVSQTLVIPLSQEPERLSPSGQKMLPTIFGYRLAQQQLKEMKKKGLKEATQLYHVSSSPVHDTLMETSASPTSSPIPTPTGFIHSTLPLGPQQDANHNHFHIAGPFSEPPAQTSRVTIDRLSPRVELVLGAPVSGSGGTTKWRDRTADWVEMVERSGLANPTGNAGMGNSNHKNPTFRRTSSFNDTKPQPPSSVQSRNFRERSMTQVGSRTLPEGSCWTKGGWERQPHRPYPIPENGASEWAKSRLQRNDQRKAWIETPVPSHNSELKHTGTRTNSLSASDKPAKGDTSGTGERHRASDFSGGGRVGVSGIGGPVPASSNGVNQLSIDRAERAEQNWSRRGPSPIQRNILARKLKEAQSSSGVKGRQRSSTFSVSSSDQRKGRCRSLPMSADYSSSGGSPYRLSEAEQRMLDLDLSSSYTGDEG, from the exons ATGCCACAGGCTGTCTCACTGCTGCCCGTCCTGCTGGCACTCATGGGATACG CTTTTGCAGGGCTCAGTGTCTGGCCCTCCTACCATTTTGCCCTTAGCAACGCCAGTGTTTTTGTGAACTTCAGCACAAAATCCAACATCAGCACCATCCGCAAATTAAGCCTGTCTCTGGTCAACATGGAAACCAACACCACCCTCCTGACCAGGAGCCTCCCCACCAACCGATCGGACGGTAGGGTGGAGTTCAACTGCTCATGCTTCCTGTACGCTGGAACTTTCCGGTTCCTGCTGAAACAAACCACCAAGGCTGCTGTTCATGATGCCAATGGCACAAATGGTATTACCCCAGAAACCACCACCTGGTGGTGGAGTTCAGAACTGCGGGTGCAGTGGCCCACATTTCACATAGCTGTGGAGAGGGCTGGAAACAACTCAGGATCTTTTCAG GTTTTGATATCCATGAATGAACACTTTCAGGAGTGTTCCAGCATCCTCGAATCTGCTCTCTTCCTCGAAGTCAGCTATATTGAGTACAACCAGATTGGGCGTAACAGCATTGACAAGGTCCGAGCGCGCACACGACATCCAATCAAACCCCTCCGTTCCCAGAGCGTCGAGCTGTCCTGCGCCTTCCCGTTCACAGAGAGGGACTTCATACAAGTGGCCCTGCGTTCTCCTCACACAGCGCAGGAAGTGAAGAGCTCTGGACCCCTCTACCTGTCACGCATCTTCTCCTATAAACTGCTGGTGGAAAACGCCAACAGTTACAAGAGTGGATGTGAAGGGACTATGACTGTCAAGCTGATAACCCCACCGTGTGCTCACATCAGTGGGAAGGTGCTGCTGTATAAGGATGCAGGTGTTggcagaggagctgctgcttcctctGGGAGCAGAACAGGTGGAACAGCACTCATGGGGTTCGGTCAAGAGGAGCCACCCTCTCCTCCACTGGCCTTTAACTGGCTGACTCagggagagaatgagacagAATTCAACTGCTCTGTGTTTTACACAGGAAGAAATAAGTACTGCTTTCGCTTTGTTTTCAACTTCAGTCGCTCCCCTAGTCCAGCGCAAACCTGTTTTGTGCTTCACAGGAGTGCAG AGACATGGGGACCCTGGCAGCCGTGGAGTCTGTGCAGTGTGAGCTGTGGAGAAGGTGTGAGGGAACGAGAACGTGAATGTTTGCTGCCCTCAAGTGTTGGAGGGATACAGTGCACCGGCATGGTGAAAGAACAGTCCCTCTGCTCACTGGAAGATTGTGCTG TGGGGCTTGCTCCTTCTCCATCCCTCCCCCCTGCACCTGTTGGAACTGCACCCTTAGGTGGTAACATGGTCGTGGTGGCGGGTATCTCTCTTTGCCTAGCTGTGATTCTGGCTACTGTTGTGGTAGCTGTGTGGAGAAAGCTTTGCCAGACCCCTCAGTGCAGCTCGGTCCGCAGGGGCTCCATGCATTCCCCCGGGGGGCGTAAGCTCTCCGATGAGGCGTCCATTTGTGGACACAGCCTTCCAAGACCCAGCCTATCAGATGGCCACGGCCCACCAGGGAGTGTGGGGGCCGCCCAGAAAGAAAGGCCTTCTCTGGGTAGTCAGCCTGTCTCACAGACACTGGTGATACCTCTCTCACAGGAACCGGAGAGGCTGTCTCCTTCAGGACAGAAGATGTTGCCGACAATATTTGG GTACAGATTGGCTCAGCAACagctgaaagaaatgaaaaagaagggGTTAAAAGAGGCCACGCAGCTGTATCACGTTTCTTCAAGCCCAGTCCATGACACCTTAATGGAGACATCTGCATCACCTACCAGCTCCCCGATTCCTACACCAACCGGATTCATTCATTCCACACTACCTTTGGGCCCCCAGCAGGATGCAAACCACAACCATTTTCATATAGCAGGTCCCTTTTCTGAGCCACCTGCTCAGACTTCAAGGGTCACCATTGACAGACTCAGTCCCAGGGTGGAGCTGGTCTTAGGTGCTCCTGTCTCTGGAAGTGGGGGGACCACAAAGTGGCGAGACCGCACTGCTGACTGGGTCGAGATGGTAGAGAGGAGTGGGTTAGCAAATCCCACAGGAAATGCAGGAATGGGAAACTCCAATCACAAGAATCCAACATTCCGCCGGACCTCCAGTTTCAATGATACTAAGCCCCAGCCTCCATCCTCTGTGCAGTCCAGAAACTTTAGAGAACGGAGCATGACCCAG GTAGGATCTCGGACCCTTCCTGAAGGAAGCTGTTGGACCaagggaggatgggagaggcAGCCACACCGCCCTTACCCCATCCCAGAGAACGGAGCATCAGAGTGGGCTAAATCCAGACTCCAGAGAAATGATCAAAGGAAGGCCTGGATAGAGACACCTGTTCCTTCTCACAACAGtgaactcaaacacacaggaacCCGCACAAACAGTCTTTCAGCATCTGACAAACCTGCTAAAGGAGACACCAGTGGCACTGGGGAAAGGCATAGGGCCAGTGATTTTAGTGGTGGAGGACGAGTGGGGGTCTCAGGGATCGGCGGTCCAGTGCCTGCCAGTTCTAATGGAGTCAACCAGCTGAGTATAGATCGGGCAGAGCGGGCTGAGCAGAACTGGAGTCGTCGTGGCCCGTCACCTATCCAGAGGAATATCCTGGCCCGTAAATTAAAGGAAGCTCAGTCCTCCTCTGGGGTCAAGGGACGACAGCGGAGCTCCACCTTCAGCGTGTCGTCCTCTGACCAGAGGAAAGGTCGCTGCCGATCTCTGCCCATGTCAGCAGACTACAGCAGCAGTGGCGGCTCACCCTACAGGCTGAGTGAGGCAGAGCAGAGGATGCTGGACCTCGATCTGTCTTCATCATATACAGGAGATGAGGGGTAG
- the fgl1b gene encoding fibrinogen like 1B, with amino-acid sequence MKPSTAAGFFPLRVMPVLQLLALVFSVVSTQFSAIDSCGAEIAAVKRNIRKLESNLLIKTWQVEHLQMHKYFRPFQHTVPNTKPETDLAPGIDHSNSTNMSLMKPLPPAGNLIVHDKDCSELFDRLRPPSGFYRIRPKLHQEPFLVYCDMEDGGGWTVFQRRRHGKVDFNRDWIDYRDGFGHFKLWNDEFWLGNDLIHSLLLEGKNLVKIDLMDWEGQRSYAFYENFRISDEADKYRLQYGLYSGQAGDALSGGGGMVEQWSACLSGMQFSTRDHDNDRYYQGSCAKENKAGWWFNRCHAANLNGRFYRKGKYKGQYDDGVVWGTWKGLWYSLRHTSMKVRPLVFLDAMGSGGGEI; translated from the exons ATGAAG CCCAGTACTGCTGCAGGTTTTTTCCCCCTTAGAGTCATGCCAGTGTTGCAGTTGTTGGCTCTGGTGTTCTCCGTGGTTTCTACACAATTTTCA GCAATAGATTCGTGTGGAGCAGAGATCGCAGCTGTCAAGCGCAATATAAGGAAACTGGAGAGCAACCTCTTGATCAAGACTTGGCAGGTTGAGCACCTGCAGATGCACAAATATTTCCGTCCATTTCAACATACTGTGCCTAACACTAAACCTGAAACCGATCTGGCTCCTGGCATCGACCACAGCAACAGCACCAACATGTCGCTGATGAAACCACTTCCCCCAGCGGGCAACTTAATTGTCCATGACAAAG ATTGTTCTGAGCTGTTTGACAGACTGAGACCACCCAGTGGTTTCTACCGTATCAGGCCCAAATTACACCAGGAGCCATTTTTGGTCTACTGTGacatggaggatggaggaggatggaCAGTCTTTCAGAGGCGGCGTCATGGAAAAGTGGACTTCAACAG AGACTGGATTGACTACAGAGATGGCTTTGGACACTTCAAACTCTGGAATGATGAGTTTTGGTTGGGGAATGATCTCATTCATTCTCTCCTTTTAGAAG GTAAGAACCTGGTGAAGATCGATCTAATGGACTGGGAAGGACAGAGAAGCTATGCATTTTATGAGAACTTCAGGATCAGTGACGAggcg GATAAGTACCGTCTCCAGTATGGACTGTACAGTGGCCAAGCTGGAGATGCTCTATCGGGTGGTGGGGGGATGGTGGAGCAGTGGTCTGCCTGCCTCAGCGGCATGCAGTTCAGTACAAGAGATCAC GACAATGACCGCTACTATCAGGGCAGCTGTGCCAAGGAGAATAAGGCAGGATGGTGGTTCAACAG ATGCCATGCAGCCAACCTAAATGGGAGGTTCTACCGCAAAGGGAAGTACAAGGGGCAGTATGATGATGGTGTGGTGTGGGGGACTTGGAAAGGCCTTTGGTATTCCCTTAGACACACCAGCATGAAGGTGCGGCCTCTGGTTTTCTTGGATGCCATGGGAAGTGGAGGAGGGGAAATTTAA